From a single Sporichthyaceae bacterium genomic region:
- a CDS encoding TetR/AcrR family transcriptional regulator, with protein MAQSGVNPRCSSEKVVAAMTQMLEPLPDDWRFYGELEIAPTLAGALEAFGAAGYHGTSVRDIAGRVGLTVPALYYHHGNKEGMLVELLVGSVQHLDRRTRQAVQEAGDDPAARFSNFVECVALYMAHRRGLAFLDAETRALSPRNRRAYAKVRKQLEDLLRLIVEQGVATGQFRVTHPDDTVRALLGMLQAIPTWYDPAGLLSPTELASRYVQIARQAVGAITEPALG; from the coding sequence ATGGCGCAATCCGGCGTCAATCCGCGCTGCTCGAGCGAGAAGGTGGTCGCCGCGATGACCCAGATGCTCGAGCCGTTGCCCGACGACTGGCGGTTCTACGGCGAATTGGAGATCGCACCGACGCTGGCCGGTGCACTCGAGGCGTTCGGCGCCGCCGGTTACCACGGCACCTCGGTGCGGGACATCGCCGGCCGCGTCGGCCTGACGGTGCCTGCCCTGTACTACCACCACGGCAACAAGGAAGGGATGCTGGTCGAGTTGCTCGTCGGCTCGGTCCAGCATCTCGACCGCCGGACCCGCCAGGCGGTGCAGGAGGCCGGCGACGACCCCGCGGCCCGCTTCTCGAACTTCGTCGAGTGCGTCGCGCTGTACATGGCACACCGCCGCGGGTTGGCCTTCCTGGACGCGGAGACGCGGGCCTTGTCCCCGCGCAACCGCCGGGCCTATGCCAAGGTCCGCAAGCAACTCGAGGACCTGCTGCGCCTCATCGTCGAGCAGGGGGTGGCCACCGGCCAGTTCCGGGTCACCCACCCGGACGACACCGTTCGGGCTCTGCTCGGTATGCTGCAGGCGATCCCGACCTGGTACGACCCGGCCGGCCTGCTCTCGCCGACCGAACTGGCCTCCCGCTACGTGCAGATCGCCCGGCAGGCCGTCGGCGCGATCACCGAGCCCGCGCTGGGTTGA
- a CDS encoding SDR family NAD(P)-dependent oxidoreductase, with protein sequence MELTGAAAVVTGGASGLGLATVRALHAGGAAVVIADLPSSNGKAIADELGDRVEFAATDVTDADQAQGAVDLAGTLAPLRVLVNCAGIGTPGRTISREGPLPLDQFTRIVTVNLIGTFNMIRLAAAAMAATDEVGGERGVIVNTASVAAFDGQVGQVAYSASKGGIVGMTLPIARDLATTKIRIVTVAPGLFRTPLFATLSDEFIASLEAQVPHPSRLGDPAEYAAMVAHIVANPMLNGETIRLDGAIRMAPR encoded by the coding sequence ATGGAGCTCACTGGAGCTGCCGCAGTGGTCACCGGCGGCGCGTCTGGCCTCGGCCTGGCCACGGTCCGTGCCCTGCACGCCGGCGGCGCCGCCGTGGTCATCGCGGACCTGCCCTCGTCGAACGGCAAGGCAATCGCCGACGAACTCGGCGACCGCGTCGAATTCGCCGCCACCGACGTGACCGACGCGGATCAGGCGCAGGGCGCCGTCGACCTGGCCGGCACTCTCGCCCCGCTGCGTGTCCTGGTGAACTGCGCCGGCATCGGCACACCGGGCCGCACGATCAGCCGCGAGGGCCCGCTGCCGCTGGACCAGTTCACCCGCATCGTCACGGTGAACCTGATCGGCACGTTCAACATGATCCGGCTGGCCGCCGCGGCGATGGCCGCGACCGATGAGGTCGGCGGCGAGCGCGGCGTCATCGTGAACACTGCGTCGGTCGCCGCTTTCGACGGCCAGGTCGGTCAGGTTGCCTACTCGGCCTCCAAGGGCGGCATCGTCGGGATGACCCTGCCGATCGCCCGCGACCTGGCGACCACGAAGATCCGCATCGTCACCGTCGCGCCCGGCCTGTTCCGCACCCCGCTGTTCGCGACGCTGTCCGACGAGTTCATCGCCTCGCTCGAGGCCCAGGTCCCGCACCCGTCGCGGTTGGGCGACCCGGCCGAGTACGCCGCGATGGTCGCGCACATCGTCGCCAACCCCATGCTGAACGGCGAGACCATCCGCCTGGACGGCGCCATCCGGATGGCGCCCCGGTGA
- a CDS encoding acetyl-CoA C-acyltransferase, with product MRDAVIVDVVRTASGKGKPGGALSGTHPVDLLAGVIKALVDRTGIDPALVQDAICGCVSQVGEQALNIGRSAVLAAGLPEHVPATTIDRQCGSSQQAVQFAAHGVMAGFYDVVIAAGVESMSRVPMFSSLAGKDPNRAALAARYPDGLVNQGISAEILAARWKLDREALDEYSARSHRLAAATAASGRFDTEIVPVQVTGPDGTTRAHTLDETVRASTTAAGLAGLNPSFVDEDLGRRFPEIDWRITPGNSSSLADGASAVLIMSADTAERLNLRPRARFHSFAVTGSDPLLMLDGVVAATEQVLARGGLTVNQIDAYEVNEAFAPVPLLWREAFDADPEKLNPRGGAIALGHPLGASGTRLLATLVNQLEATGGRYGLQTMCEGAGMANATIVERL from the coding sequence GTGAGAGACGCAGTCATCGTCGATGTGGTCCGCACCGCATCCGGCAAGGGCAAGCCAGGTGGGGCACTGTCCGGCACGCACCCGGTCGACCTGCTGGCCGGCGTGATCAAGGCCTTGGTCGACCGCACCGGCATCGACCCGGCGCTGGTCCAGGACGCGATCTGCGGTTGCGTCTCCCAGGTCGGTGAACAGGCGTTGAACATCGGCCGCAGCGCGGTCCTGGCCGCGGGCCTGCCCGAGCACGTCCCGGCGACCACCATCGACCGGCAGTGCGGCTCGAGCCAGCAGGCAGTGCAGTTCGCCGCGCACGGTGTGATGGCCGGCTTCTACGACGTGGTGATCGCCGCCGGCGTCGAGTCGATGAGCCGGGTGCCGATGTTCTCCTCGTTGGCCGGCAAGGACCCCAACCGGGCCGCGCTGGCCGCGCGCTACCCCGACGGCCTGGTAAATCAAGGCATCTCGGCCGAGATCCTCGCCGCCCGCTGGAAGCTCGACCGCGAGGCGCTCGACGAGTACTCGGCGCGCTCGCACCGACTGGCCGCCGCCACCGCAGCGTCCGGGCGGTTCGACACCGAGATCGTGCCGGTGCAGGTGACCGGCCCGGACGGGACGACCCGCGCGCACACCCTCGACGAGACCGTGCGCGCCTCGACCACCGCGGCCGGCCTGGCCGGGCTGAACCCGTCGTTCGTCGACGAGGACCTCGGTCGCCGGTTCCCCGAGATCGACTGGCGGATCACCCCGGGCAACTCCTCGTCGCTGGCCGACGGCGCCTCGGCCGTGCTGATCATGAGCGCGGACACCGCCGAGCGCCTCAACCTGCGCCCACGGGCCCGGTTCCACTCGTTCGCGGTCACCGGCAGCGACCCGCTGCTGATGCTCGACGGCGTCGTCGCCGCCACCGAGCAGGTCCTGGCCCGCGGTGGGCTGACGGTGAACCAGATCGACGCCTACGAGGTGAACGAGGCGTTCGCGCCGGTGCCGCTGCTGTGGCGCGAGGCGTTCGACGCCGACCCGGAGAAGCTCAACCCGCGCGGCGGAGCCATCGCGCTGGGCCACCCGCTCGGCGCGTCCGGGACCCGGCTGCTGGCCACCCTGGTCAACCAGCTCGAGGCCACCGGAGGCCGCTACGGATTGCAGACCATGTGCGAGGGTGCAGGAATGGCGAACGCCACTATTGTGGAACGCCTCTAG
- the mftD gene encoding pre-mycofactocin synthase MftD (MftD, an enzyme found in the mycofactocin biosynthesis locus, performs an oxidative deamination of 3-amino-5-[(p-hydroxyphenyl)methyl]-4,4-dimethyl-2-pyrrolidinone (AHDP). The resulting compound, now called pre-mycofactocin (PMFT), is a biologically active redox cofactor that can oxidize the non-exchangeable NADH of TIGR03971 family SDR-type oxidoreductases.) encodes MANHWFETVAEAQRRAQRRLPRSVYKALLAGSERGVTYQDNLTAFGELGFAPHVADAPAKRDQSTTVMGQQLSLPVLISPTGVQAVHPDAELGVARAAAARGTAVGLSSFASKPIEAVAAQGAPVFFQVYWCGDRDMMTARLERAKAAGAVGLIITLDWSFSHARDWGSPSIPASIDLKTALKFAPEVLVRPQWLRDFVRSGALPDLSVPNMTRSAGEPAPGFFAAYGEWMQTPPPRWSDVAWLRSQWDGPCMLKGIIRVDDARRAVDAGLTAISVSNHGGNNLDGTPAAIRALPAIAEAVGDQIELLLDGGIRRGSDVVKAVALGARAVMIGRAYLWGLAANGQAGVENVLDLFRAGIDSTLLALGRGSVADLTPADLVMPEKFRRDLGVQSPPGVTGRQIRADATEG; translated from the coding sequence AGGCGCTGCTCGCCGGCTCGGAACGCGGCGTCACCTACCAGGACAACCTCACGGCGTTCGGCGAGCTCGGCTTCGCCCCGCACGTCGCGGACGCACCGGCCAAGCGCGACCAGAGCACGACCGTGATGGGCCAGCAGCTTTCCCTGCCGGTGCTGATCTCCCCGACCGGTGTGCAGGCCGTCCACCCGGACGCGGAGCTCGGGGTGGCCCGCGCGGCCGCTGCCCGGGGCACCGCCGTGGGCCTCAGTTCGTTCGCCAGCAAGCCGATCGAGGCTGTCGCGGCCCAGGGCGCTCCGGTGTTCTTCCAGGTCTACTGGTGCGGCGACCGCGACATGATGACCGCCCGGCTGGAGCGGGCCAAGGCAGCCGGCGCCGTCGGTCTGATCATCACGTTGGACTGGTCGTTCTCCCACGCTCGCGACTGGGGCAGCCCGTCGATCCCGGCGTCGATCGACCTGAAGACCGCGTTGAAGTTCGCGCCCGAGGTGCTGGTCCGGCCGCAGTGGCTGCGCGACTTCGTCCGCAGCGGTGCGCTGCCCGACCTTTCCGTGCCGAACATGACCCGTTCGGCAGGGGAGCCCGCACCCGGCTTCTTCGCCGCTTACGGCGAATGGATGCAGACCCCGCCCCCGCGCTGGTCCGACGTGGCCTGGTTGCGCTCGCAGTGGGACGGCCCGTGCATGCTCAAGGGCATCATCCGGGTCGACGACGCCCGCCGTGCCGTCGACGCCGGGCTGACCGCGATCTCGGTGTCCAATCACGGCGGCAACAACCTCGACGGGACCCCGGCCGCGATCCGGGCGCTGCCCGCGATCGCCGAGGCCGTCGGCGATCAGATCGAGCTGCTGCTCGACGGTGGCATCCGCCGCGGCAGCGACGTCGTGAAGGCCGTCGCGCTGGGCGCGCGTGCGGTGATGATCGGTCGGGCCTACCTGTGGGGCCTGGCGGCCAATGGCCAGGCCGGCGTGGAGAACGTGCTCGACCTGTTCCGCGCGGGCATCGACTCGACGCTGCTCGCGCTGGGGCGTGGCTCGGTCGCCGACCTCACCCCGGCGGACCTGGTGATGCCGGAGAAGTTCCGGCGCGACCTCGGCGTGCAGAGTCCTCCTGGTGTGACGGGCCGTCAGATCAGAGCGGACGCGACGGAAGGCTGA